Genomic window (Dyadobacter fanqingshengii):
TAATCGCGGTAAGCGGTGGTGAAAATGACTTTCGTTTTAATCGACAACGACTTCATGAGGTCAATTCCGGTAATTTTGGGCATTTGAATGTCCAGGAACAGCAAGTCAACCGGATGTGCATTCAGGTAAGCCATTGCCTCAACGGCGTTTGAACACGACTTTGCAAGCACCAGGCCGTCCACACGCTCAATATAGGATTTGATCAAATCGGATGCTAACGGTTCATCATCTACGACCAGGCAATTCATAGGGCTAGTTAGAGTTTGATTTTCAGAATGATCAGGTAGGTTTCCTCATCCACAATGTGCAGGTCGTAACGATCTTTGTAAATCAGTTCGAGGCGTTTTTTAACATTGAGCAATCCAATGCCACCCACCGCACTCTTCGCAGCATCGGCTTCTATTTTGCCTTTACTGTTTTCAACCTTGATAATAAGCTGATTATCACTTGTTAAAATATCAATATTAACCCAAACTTTTCCAATTTCATTAATAAAGCCGTGCTTAAAGCTGTTTTCTATGAAAGGCAGAATAAGCAGCGGCGCAATGCTGATGTGGTCAATGTTGTTAAAAACATTCAAAGAAACATCCAGACGCTCCTCATAACGGATCTTTTCGAGCGTAATGTAATTCTCGATATAGTCAATTTCCATTTGCAAAGGAACGGTCGTTTTGTTGCTGTCGTAAAGCATGTAACTCAGCAATTGCGACAGCTTATAGACGATCTCCGGCGCTTTTTTCGATTCTGTAACTGTCAGGGAATAAAGGTTATTTAGTGTGTTGAACAAAAAGTGCGGATGGATCTGCGCTTTGAGCAACTTCAATTCTGCTTCCAGCTTTTCGTTTCGCAGCTGCTGTTTTTCCTGCTGACTTACATACCATTGTTTCGCCAGATGCACCACAACCACAATGGCCACAACGGAATAAACGCCAAACGTTTCAATGATCACTTTGGGCGGATAAAACAATGGGACGCTGGTGCCGTTGGGATAAAAATGCGGGTAAATGACCGTGTAACTGACCGTCCGCTGCAGACAACCAAAAAATATGATGGAGAGAACGAGATATGAATAAAAACGGACAGGATCACTTTTTTCGTTGTAAATGCGCCGTAACAGATACAATGTAAAATATGCTGCGATCATTTTCACGGGCATCGCCATCGCTGCTATCGCTATACGTGCGGCCGGATCTTGTTCGATGATAGAAGAAATGGGCCCGTCGTACAGATAATAGGCGAGCCAGAACAGGAAATGCCTGAGCAGTCGTTTTGGCAAATCGTAACGGGGCGAAGCAATGAATGATTTCATATTGCCGGTTAAACCTGCAAAATAACTGAATACGCATTGAGCCATTCGCAAATTTCGACAAGCAACATATTAGGCTTACAAATGGCGAGGCAAACGCTGCATTCGCTATTTCATAATGACTTTAAATGTCTGTTCAGCGTCCTTTGATATAACCTGAATGAGATACAAACCGGAGCTGATGTCCTTCGGCGAAAGCAATATTTCCTGCTTCTGCACTGAGCCAGTTGCATTAACCACGGCGCTTCTGACCAGTTTGCCGTTGAGGTCATGTACATTAAACTTCATATTTTCTCCCTTATTTGCCTTGAACTCAATGTTGAACTTGCCGTCGGAAGGATTAGGGAAAACGCGCCAGGATTGTTGCTGCACGAAATTTACAGCGCGAACGGCCGAGTAACGAACACTTTTATCCGTATCGGTCAGGGCCAGGCGATAATAGTAAATGACGCTTTCCTTGGGAGAACGGTCCGTAAATGTATAGGTGTTTTGCACGGATGATTCGCCCGCTCCTTTCAGCGTTGCCACTTTTACAAACTCGTTTTTCAGCATCTTCTGATTTCCCTCGGCCATTTCGATTTCGAAGTGACTGAATGATTTTTCAGACGCCGTTTTCCAGTCGAGCCGGGCATGATCTGAGCCATCTGCAGCATTGACTTTCTTGGCTGAGAAGCCGATCAGTTCAACGGGCAATGGTGTTCCCGTGCCAACGAATTCTTTACCAAACCAGAATTCGGAGAATGTCTTGGTTTTAAACTCTAAATAATAACCCTGTCCGAAAGGCACCTTACTAATGGCCGTTTTTGGATAAAAAGCCCAGGTTGCATCCCCGTTGTTCAT
Coding sequences:
- a CDS encoding sensor histidine kinase → MKSFIASPRYDLPKRLLRHFLFWLAYYLYDGPISSIIEQDPAARIAIAAMAMPVKMIAAYFTLYLLRRIYNEKSDPVRFYSYLVLSIIFFGCLQRTVSYTVIYPHFYPNGTSVPLFYPPKVIIETFGVYSVVAIVVVVHLAKQWYVSQQEKQQLRNEKLEAELKLLKAQIHPHFLFNTLNNLYSLTVTESKKAPEIVYKLSQLLSYMLYDSNKTTVPLQMEIDYIENYITLEKIRYEERLDVSLNVFNNIDHISIAPLLILPFIENSFKHGFINEIGKVWVNIDILTSDNQLIIKVENSKGKIEADAAKSAVGGIGLLNVKKRLELIYKDRYDLHIVDEETYLIILKIKL